From Verrucomicrobiia bacterium:
AGGATGGCGCTGTAGCCGCCGGCGACGAGCACGAAGGAGCTGGTCCAGATCTTCTTCACGACCGGGAATTGCAGGTGCCACAGCCAACCGATGATGGCAGCGGCAATCCCGCCTGAGATCAGGTAGATGACTTTGCGGTGATCACAACGGTCGGGATCGCGCAGGAAGAGACCGGCGAAGGCTCCGAGGAGGCAGGTGGCAATAGCGGGGATGGTGCTCAGCATGCCTTCCGGGTCCCAGTAGGTGTCGTATTTCTTGCCGGGGAGATATTGGAAATCGAGGTGGTTGGAGACGTTGTAGCCGGGCTCGAATTTGCCGGTGGTGGTGGCGGTGGTGTCCGCAAACGCGGTGTGGGCGAAGGCGAGATTGTTCGTCACGCCGGCTTCCTTGGCCATGGGGGCGAGGGTTTCCTTGTTGAGTTGGATGTCGCGGATGGGCACGAAGGTCATGATGCCCCAGTATCCGATGAGCAGACCGGCGCAGATGCCCGCGAGCGCCTTGGGCTTGAAATAACAGAAGAGCAGGCCGCCGAAGAGGTAGGCCAGGCCGATGCGCTGGAGGACGCCAAGCAGGCGGATATCCGGCCACTTGTTACTGAAGCCGCCGGAGTAAAAGATACCGATGACGACGAGCAACAGCCCACGGCGGATGACGCGCTTCACGGCCATGGAGCGTCCCTCCTGCTCGATAGTGCGGGTGAGGGAATAGACCATCGCCGCGCCGACCATGAAAACGAACAAGGGAAAGATGAGGTCGTAGAAAGCGAAACCAGCCCACTCCTTATGCTCCAGTTGGGAGGCGAGGAAATGGATGAAGCCGCCGGATGCTTGCGCGCCGTCTTTGCCCGCGCTCATACGATTGAGCGCATGGACAAGGGCATCCGCACCGAGAATCCAGAACATATCGAAGCCGCGCAGGGCATCGAGGGACATGAGACGGGGAAAGGACTTTGGTTCGGCGGCAGCGGCAGTGGATGGCGCGGGGGTGCTCATACGCTGGGCGGCAGTATGAGCAGGGAGGGGGAGGGAAGGGAAGCGGAGTTTGTGTTAGCCAATTATT
This genomic window contains:
- a CDS encoding DUF5009 domain-containing protein, which encodes MSTPAPSTAAAAEPKSFPRLMSLDALRGFDMFWILGADALVHALNRMSAGKDGAQASGGFIHFLASQLEHKEWAGFAFYDLIFPLFVFMVGAAMVYSLTRTIEQEGRSMAVKRVIRRGLLLVVIGIFYSGGFSNKWPDIRLLGVLQRIGLAYLFGGLLFCYFKPKALAGICAGLLIGYWGIMTFVPIRDIQLNKETLAPMAKEAGVTNNLAFAHTAFADTTATTTGKFEPGYNVSNHLDFQYLPGKKYDTYWDPEGMLSTIPAIATCLLGAFAGLFLRDPDRCDHRKVIYLISGGIAAAIIGWLWHLQFPVVKKIWTSSFVLVAGGYSAILMGVFYLIVDVLKYQKWCQPFIWIGMNSITVYLANNLIGFRRQADRFVGGDVRQFLNDQVQGLGDMAGAIMGLALATLFVWYLHRKKIFLRL